One Glycine soja cultivar W05 chromosome 2, ASM419377v2, whole genome shotgun sequence genomic region harbors:
- the LOC114381895 gene encoding folate transporter 1, chloroplastic-like isoform X1 — MSTEAPKRDQWQWENATAGAAAGFATVAVMHPLDVVRTRFQVNDGRVSNFPSYKNTAHAVFTIARSEGLRGLYAGFLPGVLGSTISWSLYFFFYDRAKQRYARNREGKLSPGLHLASAAEAGAIVSFFTNPVWLVKTRLQLQTPLHQTRPYSGVYDAFRTIMREEGFSALYRGIVPGLFLQVSHGAIQFTAYEELRKVIVDFKSKGSTVDNQNPDKLLNSVDYAVLGATSKLAAVLLTYPFQVIRARLQQRPSGDGVPRYMDTLHVVKETARFESVRGFYKGITANLLKNAPASSITFIVYENVLKLLKPARRND; from the exons ATGTCAACGGAAGCGCCCAAGCGCGACCAATGGCAGTGGGAGAACGCCACCGCCGGCGCCGCCGCTGGATTCGCCACCGTCGCCGTCATGCATCCCCTCGATGTTGTCCGAACTAGGTTCCAAG TTAACGATGGTCGAGTCTCTAATTTTCCCAGTTACAAGAACACCGCTCACGCCGTTTTCACTATCGCTCGTTCCGAG GGATTAAGAGGGTTATATGCAGGCTTCCTTCCTGGGGTTCTTGGGTCAACTATTTCATGGAGTTTATATTTCTTCTT CTATGACAGAGCCAAACAGAGATATGCAAGGAACAGGGAGGGGAAGTTGAGCCCAGGTCTGCATCTTGCCTCAGCAGCTGAAGCAGGAGCTATA GTTTCCTTCTTCACAAATCCAGTATGGCTGGTAAAGACAAGATTGCAGCTTCAAACTCCTCTTCATCAGACACGACCATACTCTGGGGTTTATG ATGCATTTAGGACCATAATGAGGGAAGAAGGATTTAGTGCACTTTACAGAGGAATTGTTCCTGGTCTATTTCTG CAGGTCTCTCATGGTGCTATTCAGTTTACAGCATATGAGGAGCTACGCAAAGTTATTGTTGATTTTAAGAGTAAGGGAAGTACAGTAGATAATCAAAACCCTGATAAATTGCTG AATTCTGTTGATTATGCTGTTCTTGGAGCAACATCAAAACTTGCTGCAGTACTTCTAACCTATCCATTTCAG GTTATACGGGCTCGATTGCAG CAAAGACCCAGTGGTGATGGGGTTCCAAGATATATGGACACTTTGCATGTTGTGAAAGAAACTGCACG ATTTGAAAGTGTCCGAGGTTTTTACAAAGGAATTACCGCAAACCTCTTGAAGAATGCTCCCGCTTCTTCGATAACATTTATTGTTTATGAAAATGTCCTAAAATTGCTTAAACCGGCTAGAAGGAATGACTGA
- the LOC114381895 gene encoding folate transporter 1, chloroplastic-like isoform X3: protein MSTEAPKRDQWQWENATAGAAAGFATVAVMHPLDVVRTRFQVNDGRVSNFPSYKNTAHAVFTIARSEGLRGLYAGFLPGVLGSTISWSLYFFFYDRAKQRYARNREGKLSPGLHLASAAEAGAIVSFFTNPVWLVKTRLQLQTPLHQTRPYSGVYDAFRTIMREEGFSALYRGIVPGLFLQVSHGAIQFTAYEELRKVIVDFKSKGSTVDNQNPDKLLNSVDYAVLGATSKLAAVLLTYPFQVIRARLQQRPSGDGVPRYMDTLHVVKETARFCSVADLKVSEVFTKELPQTS, encoded by the exons ATGTCAACGGAAGCGCCCAAGCGCGACCAATGGCAGTGGGAGAACGCCACCGCCGGCGCCGCCGCTGGATTCGCCACCGTCGCCGTCATGCATCCCCTCGATGTTGTCCGAACTAGGTTCCAAG TTAACGATGGTCGAGTCTCTAATTTTCCCAGTTACAAGAACACCGCTCACGCCGTTTTCACTATCGCTCGTTCCGAG GGATTAAGAGGGTTATATGCAGGCTTCCTTCCTGGGGTTCTTGGGTCAACTATTTCATGGAGTTTATATTTCTTCTT CTATGACAGAGCCAAACAGAGATATGCAAGGAACAGGGAGGGGAAGTTGAGCCCAGGTCTGCATCTTGCCTCAGCAGCTGAAGCAGGAGCTATA GTTTCCTTCTTCACAAATCCAGTATGGCTGGTAAAGACAAGATTGCAGCTTCAAACTCCTCTTCATCAGACACGACCATACTCTGGGGTTTATG ATGCATTTAGGACCATAATGAGGGAAGAAGGATTTAGTGCACTTTACAGAGGAATTGTTCCTGGTCTATTTCTG CAGGTCTCTCATGGTGCTATTCAGTTTACAGCATATGAGGAGCTACGCAAAGTTATTGTTGATTTTAAGAGTAAGGGAAGTACAGTAGATAATCAAAACCCTGATAAATTGCTG AATTCTGTTGATTATGCTGTTCTTGGAGCAACATCAAAACTTGCTGCAGTACTTCTAACCTATCCATTTCAG GTTATACGGGCTCGATTGCAG CAAAGACCCAGTGGTGATGGGGTTCCAAGATATATGGACACTTTGCATGTTGTGAAAGAAACTGCACG ATTTTGTTCTGTTGCAGATTTGAAAGTGTCCGAGGTTTTTACAAAGGAATTACCGCAAACCTCTTGA
- the LOC114381895 gene encoding folate transporter 1, chloroplastic-like isoform X2: MSTEAPKRDQWQWENATAGAAAGFATVAVMHPLDVVRTRFQVNDGRVSNFPSYKNTAHAVFTIARSEGLRGLYAGFLPGVLGSTISWSLYFFFYDRAKQRYARNREGKLSPGLHLASAAEAGAIVSFFTNPVWLVKTRLQLQTPLHQTRPYSGVYDAFRTIMREEGFSALYRGIVPGLFLVSHGAIQFTAYEELRKVIVDFKSKGSTVDNQNPDKLLNSVDYAVLGATSKLAAVLLTYPFQVIRARLQQRPSGDGVPRYMDTLHVVKETARFESVRGFYKGITANLLKNAPASSITFIVYENVLKLLKPARRND; encoded by the exons ATGTCAACGGAAGCGCCCAAGCGCGACCAATGGCAGTGGGAGAACGCCACCGCCGGCGCCGCCGCTGGATTCGCCACCGTCGCCGTCATGCATCCCCTCGATGTTGTCCGAACTAGGTTCCAAG TTAACGATGGTCGAGTCTCTAATTTTCCCAGTTACAAGAACACCGCTCACGCCGTTTTCACTATCGCTCGTTCCGAG GGATTAAGAGGGTTATATGCAGGCTTCCTTCCTGGGGTTCTTGGGTCAACTATTTCATGGAGTTTATATTTCTTCTT CTATGACAGAGCCAAACAGAGATATGCAAGGAACAGGGAGGGGAAGTTGAGCCCAGGTCTGCATCTTGCCTCAGCAGCTGAAGCAGGAGCTATA GTTTCCTTCTTCACAAATCCAGTATGGCTGGTAAAGACAAGATTGCAGCTTCAAACTCCTCTTCATCAGACACGACCATACTCTGGGGTTTATG ATGCATTTAGGACCATAATGAGGGAAGAAGGATTTAGTGCACTTTACAGAGGAATTGTTCCTGGTCTATTTCTG GTCTCTCATGGTGCTATTCAGTTTACAGCATATGAGGAGCTACGCAAAGTTATTGTTGATTTTAAGAGTAAGGGAAGTACAGTAGATAATCAAAACCCTGATAAATTGCTG AATTCTGTTGATTATGCTGTTCTTGGAGCAACATCAAAACTTGCTGCAGTACTTCTAACCTATCCATTTCAG GTTATACGGGCTCGATTGCAG CAAAGACCCAGTGGTGATGGGGTTCCAAGATATATGGACACTTTGCATGTTGTGAAAGAAACTGCACG ATTTGAAAGTGTCCGAGGTTTTTACAAAGGAATTACCGCAAACCTCTTGAAGAATGCTCCCGCTTCTTCGATAACATTTATTGTTTATGAAAATGTCCTAAAATTGCTTAAACCGGCTAGAAGGAATGACTGA
- the LOC114381917 gene encoding uncharacterized protein LOC114381917 — protein MRYYSQFKHLSHFLKTLTRRPQNPTFASARISQNLPPRPSHARDYCSSGGASLSQGSEKVAAIVDEVMGLTLLEVMDLVEVMREKRGVNELPIAMLMVPGMGVPRGIPRGAAKGGGAATGGAEVKAAEKTAFDVKLEGFDAAAKIKVIKEVRTFTSLGLKEAKDLVEKVPAVLKKGVTKEEAESIIAKMKEVGAKVSME, from the coding sequence ATGAGGTATTATTCCCAATTCAAACACTTATCCCATTTCCTCAAAACCCTAACCCGACGACCCCAAAACCCTACCTTCGCTTCTGCACGGATCTCACAGAACCTTCCACCGCGTCCCTCCCACGCGCGTGACTACTGCAGCAGCGGCGGCGCGTCGCTGTCGCAGGGTTCGGAGAAGGTGGCGGCGATCGTGGACGAGGTGATGGGGCTGACGCTGCTGGAAGTGATGGACCTGGTGGAGGTCATGCGCGAGAAGCGCGGCGTCAACGAGCTTCCGATCGCGATGCTCATGGTGCCCGGAATGGGCGTGCCGAGGGGCATTCCGAGGGGAGCCGCGAAGGGCGGAGGCGCTGCCACCGGAGGAGCGGAGGTGAAGGCGGCGGAAAAGACGGCGTTCGATGTGAAGCTCGAGGGTTTTGACGCGGCGGCGAAGATCAAGGTGATCAAGGAGGTGAGGACGTTTACGAGCTTGGGGTTGAAGGAGGCCAAGGATTTGGTGGAGAAGGTCCCCGCGGTGTTGAAGAAAGGGGTCACGAAAGAAGAGGCTGAGAGTATCATTGCCAAGATGAAGGAGGTTGGCGCTAAGGTTTCCATGGAATAA
- the LOC114381875 gene encoding uncharacterized protein LOC114381875, whose product MRTTAPSDFIFTQKLHPFNITSTKTSLQRTLPYFLQLNRMAEAARTAHKPAPHPIQPKPDDKTPNPAKEIPPPPEKPEPGDCCGSGCVRCVWDVYYDELEEYNKRYKQVDPSPKPSS is encoded by the coding sequence ATGAGAACTACAGCACCTTCCGATTTCATTTTCACCCAAAAGCTTCACCCTTTCAACATCACCTCCACCAAAACCTCCCTCCAACGAACCCTACCCTATTTTCTCCAACTCAATCGCATGGCCGAGGCTGCACGAACCGCGCATAAACCCGCGCCGCACCCGATCCAACCCAAACCCGACGATAAAACCCCGAATCCGGCGAAGGAGATTCCGCCGCCGCCGGAGAAGCCGGAGCCCGGCGATTGCTGCGGCAGCGGGTGCGTCCGATGCGTCTGGGATGTGTACTACGACGAACTCGAAGAATACAATAAGCGATACAAACAGGTCGATCCCAGCCCCAAACCTTCTTCGTAA
- the LOC114381885 gene encoding uncharacterized protein LOC114381885, with the protein MEHLDMVSEVKHQRIKTNGIWIHVAEKGTGPLVLLLHGFPETWYAWRHQINFLAQHGYHVVAPDLRGYGDSDSPIDPTSYTMHHLVGDIIGLLDHFGQQQVFVVGSDWGANIGWHLSLFRPDRVKGFVALSVPYYPRSPTAKTVETIRKLIGDESHVCQFQEPGRAERAFARYDYLTVMKKFLLITRTDILASPPGMELVDFLPTPSVVPSWITEEELMVFADKFQESGFTGPLNYYRAMDLNWELLAPWQGSKITVPTKFIGGDKDIGFETAGTKTFVESDIFKSLVPNLEVVILDAHHFIHQEKAQQVSHEILSFISKLSPNASM; encoded by the exons ATGGAACACTTAGACATGGTGAGTGAAGTGAAGCACCAAAGAATCAAAACCAACGGGATATGGATACACGTGGCAGAGAAAGGGACAGGTCCACTAGTTCTGCTGCTTCATGGCTTCCCAGAAACATGGTATGCCTGGCGGCACCAGATCAATTTCTTGGCCCAGCATGGCTATCATGTGGTTGCACCTGATCTTAGAGGATATGGTGACTCTGATTCTCCTATTGATCCCACTTCCTACACTATGCACCACCTTGTAGGTGACATCATAGGTTTGCTTGATCATTTTGGTCAACAACAG GTATTTGTTGTTGGATCTGATTGGGGAGCAAACATTGGATGGCATCTGAGTCTATTTAGGCCTGACAGAGTCAAAGGATTTGTTGCCCTAAGTGTTCCTTACTACCCTAGGTCTCCAACTGCTAAAACGGTTGAAACTATCAGGAAATTAATTGGAGATGAGAGTCATGTCTGCCAGTTCCAG GAACCAGGAAGAGCAGAGAGAGCTTTTGCTAGATATGATTATTTGACAGTGATGAAGAAGTTTTTGCTGATAACACGGACAGATATTCTAGCATCTCCACCGGGCATGGAGCTTGTTGATTTCTTGCCAACGCCTTCGGTTGTGCCATCATGGATAACCGAGGAAGAACTCATGGTCTTTGCAGATAAATTCCAAGAGTCTGGTTTCACTGGTCCACTCAATTATTACCGTGCAATGGACTT AAACTGGGAGCTTCTTGCACCATGGCAAGGATCAAAGATAACAGTTCCAACGAAGTTCATAGGAGGAGACAAAGACATCGGTTTTGAAACAGCGGGTACAAAGACTTTTGTGGAAAGTGATATTTTCAAGAGCCTTGTTCCCAACCTTGAAGTAGTTATACTAGACGCCCACCATTTTATACATCAAGAAAAAGCCCAACAAGTTTCACATGAAATCCTTTCCTTCATCAGTAAATTATCCCCCAATGCTTCCATGTAA